In the genome of Raphanus sativus cultivar WK10039 chromosome 4, ASM80110v3, whole genome shotgun sequence, one region contains:
- the LOC130511057 gene encoding uncharacterized protein LOC130511057 has translation MIITSGGNKNFQMSKLANLDFPALKSNGKNYLDWALDARIMLRSKGLGDTIISENKSSDKDRYSAIYIIRHHLQETLKTQYRTMENPLDLWNALKRRYDHQKTVMLPRAQYDWKHLRFQDYKTVDEYNSVLFKIVSMMELCGEKVTELEMLNKTFSTMHSSNMVLQQQYRERKFTTYTELIECLLLAEANNELLMKNNEMRPPGTAPLPDISKLAIEQKKESNLVHHNNQPGSFRGRGRGRGGTFNAHRRGRGRGNTPGFSRGRGRGRSVSFKPQIKTDLCHRCGMGNHWAKNCRTPKHLCEPYIKSLTEKPEAHMVRD, from the coding sequence atgaTTATAACTAGTGGGggaaataaaaattttcagatGTCTAAATTGGCAAACCTCGACTTTCCTGCTTTGAAAAGCAACGGTAaaaattaccttgattgggcaCTTGATGCAAGGATCATGCTACGATCAAAAGGACTTGGTGATACGATCATCAGTGAAAATAAGTCCAGTGATAAAGATCGATACAGTGCTATTTATATAATACGCCATCATCTCCAAGAGACTTTGAAAACTCAATACAGAACCATGGAAAATCCATTGGACCTTTGGAACGCTTTAAAGCGACGTTATGACCACCAGAAAACGGTGATGCTCCCAAGGGCTCAATATGACTGGAAACACTTAAGGTTCCAGGACTATAAAACAGTAGACGAGTACAACTCTGTCCTGTTCAAAATTGTTTCCATGATGGAATTATGTGGTGAAAAAGTTACTGAACTCGAGATGCTTAATAAGACTTTCTCTACGATGCATTCCAGTAACATGGTATTGCAACAGCAATACAGAGAGAGAAAGTTCACCACATACACTGAGTTGATCGAATGTCTCTTGTTGGCTGAAGCCAATAATGAACTGTTAATGAAAAACAATGAGATGAGGCCTCCGGGAACGGCTCCATTACCTGACATCTCTAAACTTGCTatagagcaaaagaaagagagtaaCCTCGTCCACCATAATAACCAACCCGGCTCATTCCGTGGTAGAGGTAGGGGACGAGGTGGCACGTTTAACGCACACAGGCGAGGACGTGGTCGCGGGAACACACCAGGCTTCAGccgtggtcgtggtcgtggcCGTAGTGTGTCGTTTAAACCTCAGATCAAGACTGATCTATGCCATCGTTGTGGTATGGGGAACCATTGGGCAAAGAACTGCCGTACTCCTAAGCACCTATGTGAACCTTATATCAAAAGTCTAACAGAGAAACCGGAAGCTCATATGGTTCGAGACTGA